The following coding sequences lie in one Miscanthus floridulus cultivar M001 chromosome 9, ASM1932011v1, whole genome shotgun sequence genomic window:
- the LOC136482294 gene encoding bisdemethoxycurcumin synthase-like, which produces MARSSAHSASVLHDIHQRQRADGPAAMLGIGTANPTNCVLQDQFADWFFRVTKSEHLAELKAKTKKICDKSGITKRYFYHTEEIISGHPELINRALPSLTTRLGIIEDAAPKLAAEAATRAIADWGRPAADITHLVVATNSGASEPGADLRLAGLLGLRPTVRRTLLYLHGCSAGLVALRVAKDIAENNRGARVLVACAQAELLLFCPPDESRLDVVIAMTLFSDGAGAVIVGADPASSPMAMERPIFHMVSASQTTLPGTDQAVVMNLRENGLLDSHLSVEVPTLVQGSINKCLADTLAPLGLLNASDGGWNGLFWALHPGGRAILDSYEAALGLEPGKLAASRHVLSEYGNMMGATIIFVLDEIRRRRRRCHDDGKDCQWGVLSGLGPGLTIETIVLHVTDSQDEN; this is translated from the exons ATGGCGAGAAGCAGTGCCCATTCGGCCTCCGTCCTTCATGACATCCATCAAAGACAGCGAGCCGATGGCCCCGCGGCCATGCTGGGCATCGGCACGGCAAACCCGACGAACTGCGTGCTACAAGACCAGTTCGCCGACTGGTTCTTTCGCGTCACCAAGAGCGAGCACCTCGCCGAGCTCAAGGCCAAGACGAAGAAGATTT GTGACAAATCAGGCATCACGAAGCGCTATTTCTACCACACCGAGGAGATCATCAGCGGCCACCCGGAGTTGATCAACAGAGCGCTGCCGTCGCTCACAACGCGGCTGGGCATCATCGAGGACGCTGCGCCCAAGCTCGCAGCGGAGGCAGCAACAAGGGCGATCGCGGACTGGGGCCGGCCGGCGGCCGACATCACGCACCTCGTGGTGGCCACCAACTCCGGCGCCAGCGAACCTGGCGCCGACCTGCGCCTTGCGGGGCTGCTGGGCCTCCGCCCGACCGTGCGCCGCACCCTGCTGTACCTCCACGGCTGCTCCGCCGGTCTCGTCGCGCTCCGCGTCGCCAAGGACATCGCTGAGAACAACCGTGGCGCCCGCGTGCTCGTGGCCTGTGCTCAGGCCGAACTCCTGTTGTTCTGCCCCCCGGACGAATCCCGCCTCGACGTTGTCATCGCCATGACCCTGTTCAGCGACGGCGCTGGCGCTGTCATCGTCGGCGCCGACCCGGCAAGCAGCCCCATGGCCATGGAGCGCCCCATCTTCCACATGGTATCTGCCTCGCAGACGACGTTGCCCGGCACAGACCAGGCAGTGGTAATGAATCTCAGAGAGAACGGCCTCCTCGACAGTCACTTGTCCGTCGAGGTGCCCACGCTTGTCCAAGGCAGCATAAACAAGTGCTTAGCTGACACGCTGGCGCCACTAGGCCTCTTGAACGCGAGCGACGGTGGCTGGAATGGGCTCTTCTGGGCGCTGCACCCAGGCGGCCGTGCGATCTTGGACAGCTACGAAGCCGCTCTCGGTCTGGAGCCGGGGAAGCTTGCGGCCAGCCGGCACGTGCTAAGTGAGTACGGCAACATGATGGGCGCGACGATCATCTTTGTTCTCGACGAGAtacggcggcgccgccgccgctgccacgatGATGGGAAGGATTGCCAGTGGGGTGTCCTGTCGGGGCTCGGCCCCGGACTCACAATCGAGACAATTGTGTTGCATGTCACCGACAGCCAGGACGAAAACTAG